The Mesomycoplasma flocculare ATCC 27399 genome includes a window with the following:
- a CDS encoding alpha/beta fold hydrolase, with product MQANKKIQVKNEEIFYFLEENNRPKVLFLHGFNSSHNFIFQLRKNKYRKYDIITFDFPGCGQSTSNGDISVEYYQKIAREFIKTLNLKIEIVVGHSLGATIALDVFKEKLAKKAVLVAPLNPYIFEHDLENELKKLGLWLLPKNLEQAKNSLANLVYENKFGYKNNLAENATKFFRAVEKKEGVFSNIVFNQILNLNWHKNVLLPLYKQKNNYLLIAGVKDNFVSLKSLEKVAIIFGQKIIKLENTGHAIFFEKSEEVNAEIEKIL from the coding sequence ATGCAAGCCAATAAAAAAATCCAGGTCAAAAATGAAGAAATTTTCTACTTTTTAGAAGAAAATAATAGGCCAAAAGTTCTTTTTTTACATGGTTTTAACTCAAGTCATAACTTTATTTTTCAGCTTAGAAAAAATAAATACCGCAAATATGATATTATAACTTTTGATTTTCCTGGTTGTGGCCAAAGCACAAGTAATGGTGATATAAGTGTTGAATATTACCAGAAAATTGCAAGGGAATTTATAAAAACCTTAAATTTGAAGATTGAAATTGTCGTTGGTCACTCGCTTGGAGCAACAATTGCATTGGATGTTTTTAAAGAAAAATTAGCTAAAAAAGCGGTTTTGGTTGCTCCATTAAATCCTTATATTTTTGAACATGATTTAGAAAATGAGCTGAAAAAATTAGGGTTGTGACTGTTGCCAAAAAACTTAGAACAAGCAAAAAACTCACTTGCAAATCTTGTTTATGAAAACAAATTTGGCTATAAAAATAATTTAGCGGAAAATGCAACTAAATTTTTTAGAGCTGTAGAAAAAAAAGAAGGGGTTTTTTCAAATATTGTCTTTAACCAAATTCTTAATCTAAATTGACATAAAAATGTGCTTTTGCCGCTTTATAAGCAAAAAAACAACTATCTTTTAATTGCTGGAGTTAAAGACAATTTTGTTTCATTGAAAAGCTTGGAAAAAGTTGCAATAATTTTTGGACAAAAAATTATAAAATTAGAAAACACAGGCCATGCAATTTTTTTTGAAAAAAGCGAAGAAGTTAATGCTGAAATTGAAAAAATACTATAA